One Nostoc punctiforme PCC 73102 DNA window includes the following coding sequences:
- a CDS encoding VOC family protein, whose product MSSQTDLQVQRIRAIGLTVTNCDRSLNFYTQALTFELVSDITVEGQDYNDLEGVTGAKIRIVTLRLGDELIELMEYLNIKGKPIPSDSQSNDLWFQHLAIVVSDMDRAYTHLRSFPIEPISVAPQTIPPSNEASGGVRAFKFKDPDGHDLELIWFPLDKGKDKWHQNDHRLFLGIDHSAIAISNTEQSLHFYRALLGMQVDSRSLNWRATQTRLDDLPGAEVRITALRPVQDGVGIELLDYIVPGKGRFIPSDWKSCDIAKVQIELVVNNLEQLVDKLQQNGVQFVSSRIVQFSDRSFSYSKGCLVKDPDGHAILLVTKLSK is encoded by the coding sequence ATGTCTAGTCAAACCGATTTACAAGTGCAAAGAATTAGAGCTATTGGCTTAACGGTGACAAATTGCGATCGCTCTTTGAATTTCTATACACAAGCACTTACTTTTGAACTCGTTTCTGACATCACTGTTGAAGGACAGGATTACAACGATTTAGAAGGAGTGACTGGAGCAAAAATTCGCATTGTTACTTTACGACTAGGCGATGAACTTATCGAGTTGATGGAGTACCTCAACATTAAAGGAAAACCCATACCTAGCGATTCACAAAGTAATGACCTGTGGTTTCAACACCTAGCGATTGTGGTAAGCGATATGGATCGCGCTTATACTCATTTGCGTTCATTTCCCATTGAGCCAATTTCCGTTGCACCGCAGACAATCCCACCTAGTAATGAAGCGTCTGGTGGTGTTCGCGCCTTTAAGTTTAAAGATCCTGATGGTCATGATTTAGAGTTAATTTGGTTTCCACTTGATAAAGGAAAAGATAAATGGCATCAAAACGACCATCGCTTGTTTTTGGGAATTGATCATAGTGCGATCGCTATTTCTAACACTGAGCAGAGTTTACATTTTTACCGCGCCCTTCTGGGAATGCAAGTTGATAGCCGTAGCCTCAACTGGCGTGCAACGCAAACTCGCTTGGATGATTTACCAGGAGCCGAAGTCAGAATTACGGCACTGCGGCCAGTTCAAGATGGTGTAGGAATTGAACTGCTAGACTATATTGTGCCTGGGAAAGGTCGTTTTATACCGAGTGATTGGAAAAGTTGCGATATTGCGAAGGTGCAAATCGAGCTTGTTGTAAATAATCTTGAGCAGCTAGTAGATAAGCTACAGCAGAATGGAGTTCAGTTTGTGTCATCGCGGATTGTACAGTTTAGCGATCGCTCATTTTCTTATAGCAAAGGTTGTTTAGTTAAAGATCCTGACGGACACGCAATTTTGCTTGTCACAAAATTATCTAAATGA
- a CDS encoding DoxX family protein, with amino-acid sequence MIYQFGLGVAIAFFLAAFNFPQLSPHLLSSLSPVYPDGFPGLALLLLRVSLGWLFILHGYPKITHLRQWAESLKMPVFLCFLSGASMLGGGIFLIIGFLTLLATLPILCSMIFAIYLHITGSKPFVAQDPYLIPPEQYQGALGQGEPPSWEKAFMYCVMLIAIAVLVPGAYSLDALIFGR; translated from the coding sequence ATGATTTATCAATTTGGGTTGGGTGTAGCGATCGCTTTTTTCCTAGCTGCATTTAATTTCCCACAGTTAAGTCCACACTTGTTAAGTTCGCTTTCTCCGGTGTATCCTGACGGATTCCCAGGATTGGCACTTTTACTTCTCAGAGTTAGCCTTGGCTGGTTATTTATACTACACGGCTATCCCAAGATAACGCATCTTCGACAGTGGGCTGAGTCTCTAAAAATGCCTGTATTTCTTTGCTTTTTATCAGGTGCATCGATGTTAGGTGGCGGAATTTTTCTGATAATTGGATTCCTCACCCTCTTAGCGACATTGCCCATTCTCTGCTCAATGATTTTTGCGATATATTTGCACATCACTGGAAGTAAGCCTTTTGTAGCTCAAGATCCATACTTAATTCCTCCAGAACAGTATCAAGGTGCTTTAGGACAAGGTGAACCGCCAAGTTGGGAAAAGGCTTTTATGTATTGCGTTATGCTAATTGCGATCGCGGTTTTAGTCCCTGGTGCTTATTCGCTCGATGCTTTAATTTTTGGACGTTGA
- a CDS encoding SMP-30/gluconolactonase/LRE family protein: MPEAIEIYDDRLRAIVRPGASLQKLANGAVHSEGPVYFHEDDSVVWSDAHGNRLLRWSATDNVTVLRDPSDYQSGNYRDLEGRLVACSSGLRAIIRREHDGEWKVLVDRDQGKRLNSPNDLVVKSDGTIWFTDPPYGITEPNQGYGGEQEQPGSYVYRFDPATGEIYPVVTDMVRPNGLAFSPNESMLYVSDTAAFNIPGGPHHIRVYEVVGDGYVKNGRVFAVIEPGQPDGLRVDEYGNVFTSSQDSVQIYAPDGTRLGKIFVPETSANLTFGGKEGDRYLSQPIIRYMLSTLIPVVYSYDLSIWVGCSDRFFPSCI; this comes from the coding sequence ATGCCTGAAGCTATTGAGATTTATGACGATCGCCTGCGTGCTATTGTACGCCCAGGAGCCTCACTTCAAAAGCTTGCCAACGGTGCAGTCCATAGTGAGGGGCCTGTTTACTTCCACGAAGATGATAGCGTTGTGTGGAGCGATGCTCACGGCAACCGCCTGTTGCGGTGGAGTGCCACTGACAATGTGACTGTCCTACGAGATCCATCTGATTACCAAAGCGGTAATTACCGAGACTTAGAGGGTCGTCTAGTTGCGTGTTCATCTGGTTTGCGTGCTATTATCCGACGCGAACATGATGGTGAATGGAAGGTTTTAGTCGATCGCGACCAAGGTAAACGCCTGAACAGTCCAAATGATTTGGTTGTCAAAAGCGACGGTACAATTTGGTTCACCGATCCGCCTTATGGGATTACCGAGCCAAACCAAGGTTATGGCGGCGAACAGGAACAACCCGGAAGTTACGTCTATCGCTTTGATCCGGCAACAGGTGAGATTTATCCTGTAGTAACAGATATGGTGCGCCCTAATGGGTTGGCTTTCAGTCCAAACGAAAGTATGCTGTATGTTTCAGATACAGCTGCGTTTAATATTCCTGGGGGGCCTCATCATATTCGTGTCTATGAGGTTGTAGGCGATGGCTATGTAAAGAATGGGCGTGTATTTGCAGTCATTGAGCCAGGACAACCGGATGGACTGCGGGTTGACGAATATGGCAATGTTTTTACTAGCTCTCAAGATAGCGTGCAGATATACGCCCCCGACGGAACTCGCTTAGGAAAAATTTTTGTACCGGAGACATCAGCTAACCTGACTTTCGGTGGTAAAGAAGGCGATCGCTATTTATCACAGCCGATCATTCGTTATATGTTATCAACCTTAATACCCGTGGTGTACAGCTATGATTTATCAATTTGGGTTGGGTGTAGCGATCGCTTTTTTCCTAGCTGCATTTAA
- a CDS encoding ZIP family metal transporter produces the protein MFPLWLKAGFWGLVGGSALLLGSAVGYYAKIPQRVIAAIMAFGAGVLISALAFELMDEAYKRGGFDSTAIGFVSGAVVYTAANWFLSYQGAKHRKRSGEQQPSEEENSGSGMAIAVGALLDGIPESIVIGVSMIDGGVVSWVTVAAVFLSNVPEGLSSAAGMKKAGRSTAYIFGVWGGIAIISGIAALLGYALFSHFSQEIIAATTAIAAGAILAMITDTMIPEAFEQAHNFAGLIVVFGFLAAFVLSKLA, from the coding sequence ATGTTTCCACTTTGGTTAAAAGCAGGTTTTTGGGGTTTGGTGGGTGGTTCAGCGCTGCTACTGGGTTCCGCAGTAGGTTACTACGCCAAGATTCCTCAACGGGTTATTGCTGCAATTATGGCTTTTGGTGCTGGTGTGCTAATTTCGGCACTAGCGTTTGAACTAATGGATGAAGCTTATAAGCGTGGTGGCTTTGACTCAACAGCGATCGGATTTGTAAGTGGTGCAGTTGTATATACAGCAGCAAACTGGTTTCTGTCCTATCAAGGTGCAAAGCACCGCAAACGTTCAGGTGAACAGCAACCATCGGAAGAGGAAAATAGTGGGAGTGGGATGGCGATCGCAGTTGGTGCATTACTCGATGGTATTCCCGAATCTATTGTGATTGGTGTGAGCATGATTGACGGTGGAGTTGTTAGTTGGGTAACTGTAGCGGCTGTTTTTCTCTCTAACGTTCCCGAAGGACTTTCTAGTGCTGCTGGGATGAAAAAAGCAGGGCGTTCAACAGCTTACATCTTCGGTGTGTGGGGAGGAATTGCCATCATTTCTGGTATAGCAGCACTTTTAGGCTATGCTTTGTTCAGTCATTTTTCACAAGAAATCATTGCCGCCACTACTGCGATCGCCGCAGGTGCTATTTTGGCAATGATTACAGACACAATGATTCCAGAAGCTTTCGAGCAAGCCCATAATTTTGCTGGACTAATCGTCGTCTTTGGATTTCTTGCTGCTTTTGTCTTGAGTAAACTCGCTTGA
- a CDS encoding ATP-binding protein: MIKVEDIGIGIAVEHQQRIFDRFYRVDRDRFRTSGGSGLGLAIAIAIARAHKGNIHVQSQPGLGSTFTVQLPFSS; encoded by the coding sequence ATGATTAAAGTTGAAGATATAGGAATTGGTATTGCTGTTGAACATCAACAGCGAATTTTTGATCGCTTCTACCGAGTAGATCGCGACCGCTTTCGTACCTCTGGCGGTTCGGGTTTAGGATTAGCCATCGCAATCGCGATCGCCAGAGCGCATAAAGGCAATATTCACGTTCAAAGTCAACCTGGGCTTGGTAGTACATTTACAGTTCAACTTCCTTTTTCATCGTGA
- a CDS encoding DUF4383 domain-containing protein: MSRGKKHPIPAGRSANVGALGITCYSSVSIARLFNHSFAISYALLGVIGLLPLGKTFFGLMPLFGYIFLLNALAAIAVTQNKNLPDWTRRQLLQFGLTGMILPLAASQLSNCQKRNLLVMESSKQVDSRAAEGQLLSRPTRPTTTALTGLHPLGLDGQRDGFVYVPETYQADQPVPLVLILHGAGGDAEGALKILHHLANRFGTILLAVDSRQQTWDIIRGGYGPDIAFIDRALAQTFSHYAIAPNQVAIAGFSDGASYALSVGITNGELFNHIIAFSPGFMAPASQSGKPRVFISHGKFDTALPIERCSRRIVQQLKQADYDLEYRDFNGFHTVPTAIAERAMEWFTQSAPDKVFHS; this comes from the coding sequence ATTTCCCGCGGCAAAAAACATCCCATCCCTGCGGGACGCTCCGCGAACGTCGGGGCGTTAGGAATTACTTGCTACAGCAGTGTTAGCATTGCACGCTTATTTAATCATAGTTTTGCAATTTCTTATGCTTTGCTGGGTGTCATCGGATTGTTACCTTTGGGTAAGACATTTTTCGGCTTAATGCCATTGTTTGGTTACATTTTTTTGCTCAATGCATTAGCTGCGATCGCAGTGACACAAAATAAAAATCTTCCTGACTGGACACGACGACAACTACTCCAGTTCGGGCTAACAGGGATGATTTTACCACTCGCTGCCTCTCAACTATCCAATTGCCAAAAGCGGAATTTATTAGTTATGGAAAGCTCAAAGCAAGTTGATTCTAGAGCTGCTGAAGGACAGTTGTTGTCACGCCCAACTCGCCCCACAACAACCGCTTTGACCGGGTTACACCCACTAGGACTGGATGGGCAGCGAGATGGTTTTGTCTATGTACCTGAAACCTATCAAGCAGATCAGCCCGTTCCCCTGGTGTTGATATTGCATGGAGCCGGAGGTGATGCGGAGGGTGCGCTAAAAATCCTCCATCATCTGGCAAATCGCTTTGGGACAATTCTGTTGGCAGTAGACTCACGCCAACAAACTTGGGACATTATTCGGGGTGGCTATGGCCCTGATATTGCCTTTATCGATCGGGCACTAGCACAAACTTTCAGTCATTATGCGATCGCTCCAAACCAGGTAGCGATCGCTGGTTTCTCTGATGGTGCTTCCTACGCCCTTTCGGTTGGCATTACCAATGGCGAACTGTTTAACCACATTATTGCCTTTTCACCCGGATTCATGGCTCCTGCTAGCCAATCCGGGAAACCGCGTGTATTCATCTCTCATGGAAAGTTCGATACGGCGTTACCGATTGAACGGTGCAGTCGCCGGATTGTGCAGCAGTTAAAACAAGCAGACTATGACCTAGAATACCGTGATTTCAACGGATTCCATACAGTTCCTACTGCGATCGCCGAAAGAGCTATGGAGTGGTTTACTCAATCAGCACCGGATAAAGTGTTTCATTCGTGA
- a CDS encoding helix-turn-helix domain-containing protein, with translation MMLNIEGALKQDRLLRALTGLNRKAFDALLPTFTTMYLDTQQAKPRQRGLGGGRKARLLTAQDKLFFILFYFKCYPTFDVAGLLFDMHRSQAHEWMHRLQPILEAALGQKMALPERHLESIEAFLSRFPGVQRVMIDGTERPIARPQEREQQKLNYSGKSGGIPVSI, from the coding sequence ATGATGCTGAATATTGAAGGTGCGCTGAAGCAAGACCGACTGTTGAGGGCATTAACTGGGTTGAACCGGAAAGCATTTGATGCCCTTTTGCCCACGTTTACCACGATGTACCTAGATACTCAACAGGCCAAGCCTCGTCAACGTGGCCTGGGTGGAGGACGCAAAGCCCGCTTACTTACAGCCCAAGACAAATTGTTTTTCATCCTTTTCTATTTCAAATGTTATCCGACCTTCGATGTGGCGGGACTGCTCTTTGATATGCATCGCTCCCAGGCACATGAGTGGATGCATCGATTGCAGCCAATATTAGAAGCGGCTTTGGGACAGAAGATGGCGCTGCCGGAACGCCATCTCGAAAGCATTGAAGCATTTTTGTCACGCTTTCCAGGAGTGCAACGAGTGATGATTGATGGGACAGAACGCCCAATTGCGCGACCTCAAGAAAGAGAACAACAAAAACTGAATTACTCCGGTAAAAGCGGCGGCATACCCGTAAGCATCTAG
- a CDS encoding transposase family protein, which translates to MPDEIPIEVDLGFLGVQKQYVNIRIPYKKPKGGELSQEQKAANRELSQERVVCENAFAGVKRYRAVSAVYRNHIQEFDDHLMLTAAGLWNFYLMAA; encoded by the coding sequence ATTCCTGACGAGATTCCCATTGAAGTTGATCTGGGGTTTCTGGGAGTCCAAAAACAGTATGTTAATATCCGCATTCCATATAAGAAACCTAAGGGTGGGGAATTATCACAGGAGCAGAAAGCTGCTAATAGGGAATTGAGCCAAGAGCGTGTGGTGTGTGAGAATGCCTTTGCTGGGGTAAAACGTTATCGTGCAGTCAGCGCGGTTTATCGTAATCACATTCAAGAGTTTGACGATCATTTAATGTTGACAGCTGCTGGACTATGGAACTTTTACTTGATGGCAGCATAA
- a CDS encoding DUF1392 family protein produces MVCQNETLYLAEQEFHTTNVLKKPTVSTPAFRLGDIVEVDFGERPTRRIIQGIFSLKENWLYGVEWRSPTLEEVSAQSRTIWLADVDLVNVSV; encoded by the coding sequence ATTGTTTGCCAGAATGAAACTCTCTACTTAGCTGAACAAGAATTTCATACAACAAATGTACTAAAAAAGCCCACTGTTTCTACTCCAGCTTTTAGATTAGGGGACATAGTTGAGGTTGATTTCGGTGAACGGCCGACACGCCGTATTATTCAAGGAATTTTTAGTCTCAAAGAGAATTGGCTTTATGGGGTAGAGTGGCGCTCCCCAACTTTAGAAGAAGTATCTGCCCAAAGCAGAACAATATGGCTTGCTGATGTAGATTTAGTTAATGTTAGTGTATAA
- a CDS encoding DUF2811 domain-containing protein: MNSTQNIFTTLPETLHQSLNTYLEKHPDWDEHRLITAAISLFLLQNADGDRGVSQVYLETLFRCG; this comes from the coding sequence ATGAACTCAACCCAAAACATCTTTACTACTCTTCCCGAAACGCTACATCAATCTCTCAATACCTACTTAGAAAAACATCCTGATTGGGATGAACATCGCCTTATTACCGCAGCCATCTCCCTGTTTCTGCTGCAAAATGCTGATGGCGATCGCGGTGTTTCCCAAGTTTATCTCGAAACTCTGTTTCGTTGTGGCTAA
- a CDS encoding tryptophan 2,3-dioxygenase family protein — MSESYTFQPLPLINPSLDISENHYWNYHNIEELISCKKPLTASLDEDLFIAVHQMCELAFHQMIIDMERVLKTLAQALQDATDPIIGNTAEVCYFFRRILRLYEVVNTTMPILATMRAFAEFRTSIGPTSGFQSFQFRHLEIMSGVCKYWDGGTKNAEGKLHIAEIEFNQRYGEQVAQWFELYRQHNLTYYYQILINRAAGNSQAECLVNLQTNTNASAILQCFSAYDNLQRRFHKSHLGLAITQLKIVGADQGYFILKSCLSVSSPKEHKR, encoded by the coding sequence ATGTCTGAATCTTATACGTTTCAACCTTTACCGCTAATTAATCCTAGCTTGGATATTAGTGAGAATCACTACTGGAATTACCATAATATCGAGGAACTAATTAGTTGTAAAAAGCCTTTGACGGCATCTCTTGATGAAGATTTATTTATTGCTGTGCATCAAATGTGTGAACTTGCTTTTCACCAAATGATTATTGATATGGAACGAGTTTTGAAGACTTTAGCACAAGCACTACAAGATGCAACTGATCCGATCATTGGCAATACGGCAGAGGTATGCTATTTTTTTCGTCGCATCCTGCGTCTTTACGAAGTTGTAAATACAACGATGCCGATTTTGGCGACAATGCGTGCTTTTGCGGAGTTCAGAACTAGTATTGGGCCTACTAGCGGGTTTCAGTCTTTTCAGTTCCGTCATCTAGAAATTATGAGTGGGGTTTGTAAATACTGGGATGGTGGTACTAAAAATGCTGAGGGGAAATTGCATATTGCTGAGATCGAGTTTAATCAACGCTATGGTGAACAGGTAGCACAATGGTTTGAATTATATCGTCAGCACAACCTTACTTACTATTATCAAATCTTGATTAACCGCGCGGCTGGTAATTCTCAGGCAGAATGTCTAGTCAATTTACAAACTAATACAAATGCTAGTGCAATTCTTCAGTGCTTTAGCGCTTATGATAATTTGCAAAGGCGATTTCATAAATCTCATCTAGGGTTGGCAATTACACAACTAAAAATAGTTGGTGCTGATCAGGGCTATTTCATTCTAAAAAGCTGCTTGAGTGTGTCTAGTCCAAAAGAACATAAACGTTGA
- a CDS encoding ISAs1 family transposase: MAAGNKGFLAIGDWISSYREPWIELFQPPKNRLPSYSTVRRALLHVDYEDYSVCLSKFFNVQPNTGETVGLDGKVLKGSYQIENDNPNSDSHPAMMLVSSYIVERGLILEPFQVDAKTNDIIALPELISKLALNGVIFAFDAINTQKNL; the protein is encoded by the coding sequence ATCGCAGCAGGGAACAAAGGATTTTTAGCAATTGGAGACTGGATTTCAAGCTACCGTGAGCCGTGGATTGAACTTTTTCAACCGCCAAAAAATAGACTACCATCTTATAGCACTGTACGTCGTGCCTTATTACACGTAGATTACGAAGATTATTCCGTATGTCTGAGCAAATTCTTTAATGTACAACCAAATACTGGAGAAACTGTTGGGTTAGATGGTAAAGTCCTCAAGGGTTCATATCAGATTGAAAATGATAACCCTAACTCGGATTCGCATCCAGCGATGATGTTAGTTAGTTCTTATATTGTTGAGCGAGGCTTAATTTTAGAGCCATTTCAAGTTGATGCCAAAACTAATGATATTATTGCTTTACCTGAGTTGATTTCCAAACTGGCTCTCAATGGGGTTATCTTTGCTTTTGATGCTATTAATACTCAAAAAAACTTGTGA
- a CDS encoding HU family DNA-binding protein, producing the protein MNKGELVDAVAAKTNITKKQADEVISAFLSVVTEAVANGDKVTLVGFGSFERRERAEREGRNPKTNEPMTIPATRVPGFSPGKQFKEKVAP; encoded by the coding sequence ATGAACAAGGGTGAATTAGTGGATGCTGTAGCGGCAAAGACCAACATCACAAAAAAGCAAGCCGATGAAGTCATCAGTGCTTTTTTGTCAGTCGTTACTGAGGCTGTAGCTAATGGGGATAAGGTAACGCTGGTAGGGTTTGGGTCATTCGAGCGACGCGAACGTGCCGAGCGTGAAGGGCGTAATCCCAAAACCAATGAGCCAATGACGATTCCGGCTACTAGAGTGCCTGGATTTTCTCCTGGCAAGCAGTTTAAAGAAAAAGTAGCGCCATAG